A stretch of the Vigna radiata var. radiata cultivar VC1973A chromosome 9, Vradiata_ver6, whole genome shotgun sequence genome encodes the following:
- the LOC106773808 gene encoding pentatricopeptide repeat-containing protein At1g12300, mitochondrial-like, with product MWLSRSVRVSLLPSIAKVPPFLPIHNSFFCSHSHSQTSLHDEAVSQFNRLLHQRHVPPIFEFGKILGFLVRMKRYPTAISLIKQMELKGILCDLANLSLLMNCFCHLDKLALAFSVFGKILKRGYHPNAITLTTLIRGFCDKGEVKEALILHDKVVALGFLLDQFSYGTLINGLSKIGETEAAIKLLRIQGRSTVMYNIIIYSLLKEKQSKEAYDLYSEMVINGISPDLVTYTTLFYGFCLVGQVKVAFGFLNEMLSNSIRPDVYTYNILIDALCKERKLGEAKNVLCVMVKTYVKPDIVSFNTLIDGYYLVNKVMNARQVFSAITHMGVSPDVRTYNIMINGLIKNERVDEAINLFQEMHNRNIVPDTVTYSILIDGLCKTGRISRAWDLFHEMRGRNQQADIVTYNSLIDGLCKNHCLDKAIELLRKMRENGVQHDMYTVNILIHGMCIEGRLKNAQEIFQDLLNKGHSPNLYTYNIMINGLCREGLLDEALALWSKMEDNGCLSNVITFEIIISALFENGQTEKAEKFFHEMISRDLLK from the coding sequence ATGTGGCTCTCAAGAAGTGTTAGggtttctcttcttccttccatTGCCAAGGTTCCTCCTTTTCTTCCAATCCACAATTCCTTCTTTtgctctcactctcactctcaaACTTCCTTACACGACGAAGCGGTCTCACAATTCAATCGCTTGCTTCATCAGCGTCATGTTCCTCCCATCTTCGAATTTGGAAAGATTTTGGGATTTCTTGTGAGGATGAAGCGCTACCCTACTGCTATTTCTCTTATTAAGCAAATGGAGCTTAAGGGAATTCTCTGTGACCTTGCTAATCTCAGCCTCCTCATGAATTGTTTCTGTCATTTAGACAAATTGGCTTTAGCTTTCTCTGTATTTGGCAAGATTCTCAAACGGGGTTATCATCCAAATGCTATAACCCTAACTACACTCATCAGAGGTTTCTGTGATAAGGGTGAGGTCAAGGAAGCCCTCATCCTTCATGACAAAGTAGTGGCATTAGGATTTCTGCTCGACCAATTTTCTTACGGAACTCTGATCAACGGATTGAGCAAAATAGGAGAAACTGAAGCCGCGATCAAATTGCTCAGGATTCAAGGTCGATCAACAGTAATgtataacattattatatacTCTTTATTAAAAGAGAAACAATCAAAGGAAGCTTATGATTTGTATTCTGAGATGGTTATTAACGGAATTTCTCCTGATCTTGTTACTTATACTACTCTATTTTATGGCTTTTGCTTAGTGGGACAGGTAAAAGTAGCATTTGGTTTCCTAAATGAAATGCTATCAAATAGCATCAGGCCAGATGTTTATAcctataatatattaattgatgCATTGTGTAAGGAAAGAAAGCTAGGAGAAGCCAAGAATGTATTATGTGTGATGGTGAAAACTTATGTCAAACCTGATATTGTTAGTTTTAATACTCTAATAGACGGGTATTACTTAGTTAATAAAGTGATGAATGCGAGACAAGTATTCAGTGCAATAACCCACATGGGAGTGAGTCCTGATGTTAGGACCTACAATATCATGATAAATGGACTCATAAAGAACGAAAGAGTCGATGAGGCCAtaaatctctttcaagaaatgCATAACAGGAATATAGTTCCAGATACTGTGACTTACAGTATTCTTATTGATGGTTTATGCAAAACAGGAAGAATCTCTCGTGCTTGGGATCTTTTTCATGAGATGCGTGGTAGAAATCAACAAGCAGACATAGTCACTTATAATTCCTTGATTGATGGTTTATGCAAAAATCATTGTCTAGACAAGGCAATTGAATTATTgaggaaaatgagagaaaatggAGTTCAGCACGATATGTACACTGTAAATATACTTATTCATGGGATGTGCATAGAGGGGAGACTTAAGAATGCACAAGAGATTTTTCAAGATCTATTGAATAAAGGTCACAGTCCCAACCTCTATACTTATAATATTATGATCAATGGTCTTTGTAGGGAGGGTTTGCTTGATGAGGCATTGGCCTTGTGGTCCAAAATGGAAGACAATGGTTGTTTATCTAATGttattacttttgaaataatCATCTCTGCTCTCTTTGAGAATGGCCAGACTGAAAAGGCAGAGAAATTTTTTCACGAAATGATCTCTAGAGACTTGTTGAAATGA